From Novipirellula galeiformis, the proteins below share one genomic window:
- a CDS encoding NAD(P)H-hydrate dehydratase, producing MSSLPPAAFPQREHDSHKGNFGRVMLCGGSRGMAGSIALASIAALHTGSGLVSAAIPDRCLETVASFHPCLMTIPVADDAQGRFSVDAITTLAPSLDRFDAWGCGPGMTTGEGSMRIVQHVLQATKLARVFDADSLNCLAKINWGQQPPLNHHHLVLTPHPGELSRLTHVDAKNRDLQIEAAQNLAAHHHVTIVVKGGPSVVVDATRRWTNSTGNPGMATAGSGDVLTGVITSLLGQGLSAWDAARLGVWIHGAAGDKAAARHGQAGMTAWELLAELPQVIAAFDSESM from the coding sequence ATGAGCAGTCTACCTCCGGCAGCGTTTCCCCAACGCGAACACGACTCACACAAAGGCAACTTTGGCCGCGTGATGCTGTGTGGCGGCTCGCGTGGGATGGCCGGTTCGATCGCCCTCGCTTCGATCGCGGCACTGCACACCGGGTCGGGCTTGGTTTCCGCAGCCATCCCGGATCGATGTCTCGAAACGGTCGCCTCCTTTCATCCCTGCCTAATGACGATTCCCGTCGCCGATGACGCCCAAGGTCGCTTTAGCGTGGATGCGATCACGACCCTTGCTCCTTCGCTGGATCGCTTCGATGCGTGGGGCTGCGGTCCCGGGATGACGACGGGTGAGGGCTCCATGCGAATCGTCCAACATGTTTTGCAAGCGACAAAACTCGCTCGCGTTTTTGATGCGGACTCGCTCAATTGTTTGGCCAAGATAAATTGGGGGCAACAACCACCACTCAACCACCACCACCTTGTCCTAACCCCCCACCCCGGCGAATTGAGTCGATTGACCCACGTCGACGCGAAGAATCGCGATCTGCAAATCGAAGCGGCCCAAAACTTAGCCGCCCACCATCACGTCACGATTGTGGTCAAAGGGGGCCCCAGCGTGGTGGTCGATGCGACGAGACGTTGGACTAATTCGACAGGGAACCCGGGGATGGCGACGGCTGGATCGGGCGATGTGTTGACCGGAGTGATCACGTCGCTATTGGGACAAGGGCTCTCGGCTTGGGATGCGGCGCGATTGGGCGTTTGGATTCACGGAGCGGCCGGGGACAAAGCCGCCGCGCGGCACGGGCAAGCGGGCATGACGGCGTGGGAGTTGTTGGCGGAATTGCCCCAAGTCATAGCGGCCTTCGATTCTGAGTCGATGTGA
- the larB gene encoding nickel pincer cofactor biosynthesis protein LarB, which produces MPNDPLKVPPPASPTLPLGQARRLTLSPQIADLIASVAAGTTSVAEATTALQIAHLDSIAPPSVGSEADQMRVIEGATVDLGRQTRCGFGEVIYGEGKEFDLIARIIDSQIADAQTSLVTRICPQTAEKLKTRFPNSHHCPLGRTFRTHLDGQAPCPAPIDPDAHRFHAAVVTAGSTDAAVAAEAIQTLTWMGVAVRRFTDIGVAGPQRLIHALPELRKASAVVVIAGMEGALPPVVAGHLSAPIFAVPTSVGYGATLGGLTPLLGMLSSCAANVAVVNIDAGFKGGYLAGTIIRQLENATQNQTNDSSVKDPTP; this is translated from the coding sequence ATGCCAAATGACCCTTTGAAGGTTCCGCCCCCAGCCTCCCCTACCCTGCCCCTTGGCCAGGCGAGACGGCTCACACTTTCACCGCAAATTGCTGACTTAATCGCCAGCGTCGCGGCGGGAACCACCTCGGTTGCCGAGGCGACCACCGCACTTCAAATTGCCCATCTTGATTCCATTGCACCGCCGTCGGTCGGATCCGAAGCCGATCAAATGCGGGTCATCGAAGGTGCAACGGTCGATCTCGGGCGGCAAACGCGGTGCGGTTTCGGCGAAGTGATCTACGGCGAAGGCAAGGAATTTGACTTGATCGCTCGCATCATCGACTCGCAAATCGCGGACGCCCAAACCTCCTTAGTCACCCGTATTTGCCCCCAGACGGCGGAAAAATTAAAAACGCGGTTTCCCAACAGCCACCACTGCCCGCTGGGCCGCACCTTTCGAACCCATCTCGATGGGCAAGCCCCCTGCCCTGCTCCGATCGATCCCGACGCGCATCGCTTTCATGCCGCGGTGGTCACGGCCGGCAGCACCGATGCCGCGGTGGCCGCCGAAGCCATCCAGACGCTGACGTGGATGGGCGTCGCGGTACGCCGCTTCACCGACATCGGAGTGGCCGGTCCTCAACGGCTGATCCACGCACTGCCGGAACTCCGCAAGGCGTCCGCCGTGGTCGTGATCGCTGGCATGGAAGGCGCCCTGCCCCCCGTGGTCGCAGGCCATTTATCGGCTCCGATCTTCGCGGTCCCCACCAGCGTCGGTTACGGAGCGACGTTGGGCGGGCTGACCCCGCTACTCGGCATGCTCAGCAGTTGTGCGGCGAATGTTGCGGTGGTCAACATCGACGCTGGATTCAAGGGGGGCTATCTGGCCGGAACGATCATCCGCCAATTGGAAAACGCCACCCAAAACCAGACGAACGATTCCTCGGTGAAAGATCCAACGCCATGA
- a CDS encoding argininosuccinate synthase, with translation MKSCVLAYSGGLDTSVILGWLQDQGYEVHAVYVDLGQPGEDREATMQKARDCGAKSARVVDVREELCRDFAFPVLGWQAKYEQVYLLGTSIARPLISKVCIEVAHEVGATAYAHGATGKGNDQCRFQLAADAIDPSIKMIAPWRIKEFRDAFPGRTELIAYCNEKNIPVKASTAKPYSSDENVLHISYEAGKLEALDVNGVEIVEFGMGVSPQEAPDKAESVTIGFEAGVPTTLNGKSVNALEMVESLNEIAGRNGVGRIDMVENRFVGMKSRGVYESPGMTVLYDAHMYIEQLAMDRDLMHLRDRMAPEVAEMVYYGFWYTPKMDALMAFMRESQKTVTGEVTLQLYKGNIMVASRTSPFSLYDEDIATMEGGGSYNQDDAEGFLRIQGLPSRVQASVTPRKF, from the coding sequence ATGAAAAGCTGCGTACTTGCTTACTCTGGTGGATTAGATACTTCAGTCATTCTCGGTTGGCTTCAGGACCAAGGCTATGAGGTGCATGCGGTTTATGTGGACCTTGGGCAGCCGGGGGAAGATCGCGAAGCGACGATGCAAAAGGCCCGCGATTGTGGCGCCAAGTCCGCTCGCGTCGTGGATGTTCGCGAAGAGCTGTGTCGCGATTTCGCCTTCCCCGTGCTCGGTTGGCAGGCCAAATACGAGCAGGTTTATCTGCTGGGCACCTCGATCGCTCGCCCTTTGATCAGCAAGGTTTGCATCGAAGTGGCCCATGAGGTCGGTGCGACCGCCTACGCTCACGGTGCGACGGGCAAAGGAAATGACCAGTGCCGCTTCCAACTCGCCGCCGATGCCATTGATCCCAGCATCAAGATGATCGCGCCTTGGCGAATCAAAGAATTCCGAGACGCGTTCCCAGGGCGGACGGAATTGATCGCCTATTGCAACGAAAAGAATATTCCGGTCAAAGCTTCGACCGCAAAACCGTACAGCAGCGATGAAAACGTGCTGCACATCAGCTACGAAGCGGGCAAACTCGAAGCCTTGGACGTCAACGGTGTCGAGATCGTCGAGTTCGGAATGGGGGTCAGCCCTCAAGAGGCTCCCGACAAGGCCGAGTCGGTGACGATCGGATTCGAAGCCGGAGTGCCAACGACGTTGAACGGAAAATCGGTCAACGCCCTGGAAATGGTCGAAAGCTTGAACGAGATCGCCGGACGCAACGGCGTCGGCCGCATCGACATGGTCGAAAACCGTTTCGTCGGCATGAAGAGCCGCGGTGTCTACGAGTCTCCTGGGATGACCGTGCTGTACGATGCCCACATGTACATCGAGCAACTGGCGATGGATCGTGATTTGATGCATTTGCGAGATCGCATGGCTCCCGAAGTTGCCGAAATGGTTTATTACGGTTTCTGGTACACGCCGAAGATGGATGCATTGATGGCGTTCATGCGTGAATCGCAAAAGACCGTGACCGGCGAAGTGACGTTGCAGCTTTACAAGGGCAACATCATGGTTGCCTCACGCACGAGTCCGTTTAGCTTGTACGACGAAGACATCGCGACCATGGAAGGTGGCGGATCGTACAACCAGGACGACGCCGAAGGCTTCTTGCGAATCCAAGGTTTGCCAAGCCGCGTGCAAGCTTCGGTAACCCCACGCAAGTTCTAA
- a CDS encoding DUF1559 family PulG-like putative transporter: MPYLFTCPHCQTKTQVDERYSGQKGACVTCGGEIKLPHFTNSPVKAGTDRRWKPVTSAVAATVVLILLLTLAYAAIRQGQQTMGTFQSNRQRSLSIRNLEQIASALNAYAADHGTYPPPFTTDAAGTPLQSWRVLILPYLGEDELYESIDRSAAWDAANNLPLAYSKMPGVYRHPDNPSSAGTSESAYYIITGDQTLFPSSGPLGPNDVVDDPLKTILVVEANPSMISGVWTEPVDLNLATIQGIGGLQTNIGGRLDGGSAIVTIDERGHFLDENTPASTLRALVTPRGGEPLADDTLD; this comes from the coding sequence ATGCCTTATCTTTTCACCTGCCCTCACTGCCAAACCAAGACCCAAGTGGATGAACGGTACAGCGGCCAAAAGGGAGCGTGTGTCACCTGTGGCGGCGAGATCAAATTGCCTCACTTTACAAATTCCCCGGTGAAAGCGGGGACGGATCGCCGTTGGAAACCGGTCACATCGGCCGTCGCAGCCACCGTCGTGTTGATCCTGTTATTGACCTTGGCGTACGCTGCCATTCGCCAAGGACAACAAACCATGGGCACCTTCCAATCCAACCGCCAACGCAGCTTGTCGATTCGCAATTTGGAGCAGATCGCCTCGGCCTTGAATGCCTACGCCGCCGATCACGGAACCTACCCTCCCCCGTTCACGACCGACGCCGCGGGCACTCCGCTGCAATCATGGCGTGTGCTGATCCTGCCCTACTTAGGCGAAGACGAGCTGTACGAGTCGATCGATCGAAGCGCTGCCTGGGACGCCGCGAACAATCTGCCCCTCGCCTACAGCAAGATGCCCGGGGTCTATCGACATCCGGACAATCCAAGCAGTGCTGGAACCAGCGAGAGCGCGTATTACATCATCACAGGAGACCAGACATTGTTTCCAAGCTCAGGACCGCTGGGCCCCAATGACGTGGTGGACGACCCGCTCAAAACCATTCTTGTGGTCGAAGCGAACCCGAGCATGATTAGCGGCGTTTGGACCGAGCCGGTCGATTTAAACTTAGCGACGATCCAAGGGATCGGTGGACTCCAAACGAATATCGGCGGCCGGTTGGATGGGGGATCTGCCATCGTCACGATCGACGAACGAGGGCACTTTTTAGACGAGAACACGCCAGCTTCGACGCTGCGCGCCCTTGTCACGCCTCGCGGTGGCGAACCACTCGCGGATGACACGTTGGACTAA
- the dtd gene encoding D-aminoacyl-tRNA deacylase: MRIVIQRVSSAKVEVQGRVVGAIERGVLALVGVGHGDTVAEAKWLAEKTAQLRIFPDDEGKMNRSVLDIEGAVLAVSQFTLLGDCRKGRRPAFTAAADPGIANEIYESYCNLLRDVGVPVEQGIFAADMQVSLVNDGPVTLILDRTNS; encoded by the coding sequence ATGCGAATTGTGATTCAACGAGTCTCTTCTGCGAAAGTAGAAGTGCAGGGCAGGGTGGTGGGCGCTATCGAGCGTGGGGTGCTGGCTTTGGTCGGCGTCGGTCACGGTGACACGGTAGCCGAAGCCAAATGGTTGGCTGAGAAAACAGCCCAGCTGCGGATCTTTCCCGACGACGAGGGAAAGATGAATCGCTCTGTGTTGGATATCGAGGGGGCGGTGTTGGCGGTCAGCCAATTCACGCTGTTGGGCGATTGTCGCAAAGGACGACGGCCCGCCTTCACCGCCGCTGCGGATCCCGGCATCGCAAACGAAATTTATGAGTCCTACTGCAACTTGCTGCGGGACGTGGGGGTGCCCGTCGAACAAGGGATTTTTGCCGCCGACATGCAAGTCAGCTTGGTCAACGATGGTCCGGTGACGCTGATACTTGATCGAACGAATTCGTAA
- a CDS encoding metal-dependent hydrolase has protein sequence MADFKTHITGSTIVGIAYGYWGVTCQSMSIESGILAGGLCSVSGMLPDLDSDSGIPLRETSMFAAAVVPMLMIDRFRDLELSHEAMALAAMLIYIAIRFIAVEFFKRYTVHRGMWHSIPAAASAGLIAYLVMPCPSESIRVYKSIAVVVGFLVHLMLDEIWSIDFSGGRFRLKKSFGTALKFVGQSQIANVSVYAKLFLLIYLAWGDHDVVDRIRQRSRLDDSYIAKPAPESMPWDKWLPWR, from the coding sequence GTGGCCGATTTTAAAACGCACATCACCGGCAGCACGATCGTGGGCATCGCCTACGGTTACTGGGGCGTGACGTGTCAATCGATGTCGATTGAGAGCGGCATTTTGGCGGGCGGACTTTGTTCGGTCAGCGGGATGTTGCCTGACCTGGACAGCGACTCGGGCATCCCGCTTCGCGAGACCAGCATGTTCGCTGCGGCCGTCGTGCCGATGTTGATGATCGATCGGTTTCGTGATCTAGAACTGTCGCACGAAGCGATGGCGCTGGCGGCGATGTTGATCTACATCGCGATCCGATTTATTGCCGTCGAATTTTTCAAACGCTACACCGTCCATCGCGGCATGTGGCATAGCATTCCTGCCGCAGCGAGCGCCGGATTGATCGCGTACCTAGTGATGCCATGCCCGAGTGAATCGATCCGTGTGTACAAAAGCATCGCGGTCGTCGTCGGGTTTCTCGTTCACTTGATGCTTGACGAGATTTGGAGTATCGACTTTAGCGGAGGGCGGTTTCGACTAAAAAAATCCTTCGGCACCGCGTTGAAATTTGTTGGCCAGAGCCAGATTGCCAATGTCAGCGTGTATGCAAAATTGTTCCTGTTGATCTATCTCGCTTGGGGCGATCATGACGTAGTCGACCGCATCCGGCAACGATCACGACTCGACGACAGCTATATCGCCAAGCCGGCTCCGGAGTCGATGCCATGGGACAAATGGCTACCGTGGAGATAA
- a CDS encoding CvpA family protein, translating into MEIYDIMMLVVLIGALVFGAIKGFAWQLASIASIVVSYMVAYHYREPFSQSIHAEPPWNRFLAMLILYVGTSLVVWVAFRMVSGTIDRFKLREFDRQIGAMFGLAKGALYCILITLFAVTLFGENVREKIVGSKSGNYIASVLARSESVIPPEIQEVVQPYLDRFEKRFNSDDAQEMPAGFLEGVRESMTRDAANGVLPESLWDDGSGAPAGRAPLPVDPRGWNSGQSVPQQAQQPWNGFQR; encoded by the coding sequence GTGGAAATATACGACATCATGATGTTGGTTGTGTTGATCGGCGCGTTGGTGTTTGGCGCGATCAAAGGTTTCGCCTGGCAACTCGCCTCGATCGCCTCGATCGTGGTCAGCTACATGGTGGCCTACCACTATCGTGAACCGTTCAGCCAATCGATCCATGCCGAGCCGCCATGGAACCGGTTTTTGGCGATGTTGATTTTGTACGTCGGCACCTCGCTGGTCGTTTGGGTCGCATTCCGAATGGTTAGCGGCACCATCGATCGCTTCAAACTCCGCGAATTCGATCGTCAAATCGGAGCGATGTTCGGGCTGGCGAAAGGCGCGCTTTATTGCATCCTGATCACGCTGTTTGCCGTCACGCTTTTTGGTGAAAACGTTCGCGAGAAAATCGTCGGCAGCAAGAGCGGCAACTACATCGCCAGCGTGCTGGCGCGCAGCGAGTCGGTGATTCCGCCTGAGATCCAAGAGGTCGTCCAACCGTACCTGGACCGCTTCGAAAAACGCTTCAATTCGGACGACGCCCAAGAGATGCCCGCAGGCTTTTTGGAAGGCGTCCGGGAGAGCATGACGAGGGATGCGGCGAACGGCGTCTTGCCCGAATCGCTCTGGGATGACGGTTCAGGAGCCCCGGCCGGACGCGCGCCGTTGCCGGTCGATCCACGAGGCTGGAATTCGGGCCAATCGGTACCTCAGCAAGCCCAGCAACCATGGAATGGATTCCAGCGTTAG
- a CDS encoding acetyl-CoA carboxylase carboxyltransferase subunit alpha produces the protein MNAGPGLEFEYEIADLESKIASLERQTDRSEEMEKEIRDFRRQLVDQLRDVYGSLNSWQTVQVARHKNRPYTRDYLNLAFDEFVELHGDKHFGDDRALVSGFAKLDRFKVLVLGHQKGRTFKERAASHFGCAHPEGYRKAMRKMQLAEKYHLPVICFIDTPGAYPGIGAEERGQAQVIAESMFMMSRLKTPVICVVIGEGGSGGALGIGLGDRIAILQHSYYSVISPEGCAGILWKSHKHAPKAAEALRFTSDNLKRLGVVDDVLEEPLGGAHRDHHQMASRLKSYLSRTLSDLETKTTDELVNERYEKFRRIGVFLEEPQTT, from the coding sequence ATGAACGCAGGACCTGGATTAGAATTCGAATACGAAATCGCTGACCTCGAAAGCAAAATCGCATCGCTTGAACGCCAGACGGATCGCAGCGAAGAGATGGAGAAAGAGATCCGTGATTTTCGTCGACAGCTCGTCGACCAACTGCGTGATGTTTACGGGTCACTCAACTCGTGGCAAACCGTGCAAGTGGCGCGTCACAAAAACCGACCGTACACACGCGACTATTTGAATCTTGCCTTCGATGAATTTGTCGAATTGCACGGGGACAAACATTTCGGCGATGACCGCGCCCTGGTGTCGGGTTTTGCGAAACTCGATCGCTTCAAAGTGCTCGTTTTGGGACACCAAAAAGGACGCACCTTCAAAGAGCGAGCGGCTTCGCACTTCGGTTGCGCCCACCCCGAAGGCTACCGCAAAGCGATGCGCAAAATGCAGTTGGCCGAAAAATATCACTTGCCCGTGATCTGCTTTATCGACACCCCCGGAGCCTATCCCGGTATCGGTGCCGAGGAACGCGGCCAGGCGCAAGTGATCGCCGAAAGCATGTTCATGATGAGCCGCTTGAAAACGCCGGTGATCTGCGTCGTGATTGGCGAAGGTGGATCGGGCGGCGCCCTGGGCATCGGTCTGGGTGACCGTATCGCGATTCTGCAACATTCGTACTACAGCGTGATCAGTCCCGAGGGTTGTGCGGGCATCTTGTGGAAGAGTCACAAACACGCGCCCAAGGCGGCCGAGGCGCTGCGTTTCACCAGCGACAACTTGAAGCGACTCGGTGTTGTCGACGACGTGCTCGAAGAACCCCTTGGCGGTGCCCACCGCGATCACCATCAAATGGCATCGCGGCTGAAGAGCTACTTGTCACGAACGCTCTCGGATTTGGAAACCAAGACGACCGACGAGTTGGTCAACGAGCGTTACGAAAAATTCCGCCGCATCGGCGTCTTCCTCGAAGAGCCCCAAACGACTTAA
- a CDS encoding serine/threonine-protein kinase: MTKTRDFLGPYRLARLIRSGSTCDVWEAIDENDQQRYALKLLKPSAREDKAEIASLKHEFTVASDLNSPRIIKVFDFRTESGVPFLVLQLFSELNMKQALRQGPESLSYMLDKIVGQAAEGLYYMHTKNWIHLDIKPDNYLVSRDGETKLIDFTIAEKKKTGFSKLFHSSKFAKGTRSYMSPEQIRCKVCDERSDIYSFGCVLFELVTGKPPYTGDTPNDLLNKHLSASIPSPIAYNNNVSKDFADLIKQMMAKKPDNRPPSMWEFLKQFRAMELWNKRPRKPEVSVFDSLPGIRGADDMLRKSSSNGEEEEA; the protein is encoded by the coding sequence ATGACCAAGACCCGTGATTTTCTGGGCCCCTATCGATTGGCCCGCTTGATTCGCTCCGGAAGTACCTGTGACGTCTGGGAAGCCATTGATGAAAACGACCAACAGCGGTATGCGCTAAAACTGCTCAAGCCATCGGCGCGAGAGGACAAGGCTGAGATCGCGTCGCTGAAACACGAGTTCACCGTTGCCTCGGACCTAAACAGCCCCCGCATTATCAAAGTGTTCGACTTTCGCACCGAGTCGGGAGTTCCGTTTTTGGTGCTGCAGTTGTTCAGCGAATTGAATATGAAACAGGCACTCCGGCAAGGGCCTGAGTCACTCTCTTACATGTTAGACAAGATCGTCGGTCAAGCCGCCGAGGGCTTGTACTACATGCACACCAAGAATTGGATCCACTTGGATATCAAGCCGGATAATTATCTCGTCAGCCGGGATGGTGAAACGAAGCTGATCGACTTTACCATCGCTGAGAAAAAGAAGACGGGCTTTAGCAAACTGTTCCACAGTTCGAAGTTTGCCAAAGGCACACGAAGCTACATGTCGCCTGAGCAAATTCGCTGTAAAGTTTGCGACGAGCGATCGGACATCTACAGCTTTGGATGCGTGTTGTTTGAACTCGTCACCGGCAAGCCTCCCTACACGGGTGACACGCCGAATGATTTGCTCAACAAACATCTCAGCGCATCGATCCCAAGTCCAATCGCTTACAACAACAACGTCAGCAAAGACTTCGCGGACTTGATCAAACAAATGATGGCGAAAAAGCCTGACAATCGACCACCTTCGATGTGGGAATTCCTAAAACAATTCCGTGCGATGGAGCTTTGGAACAAGCGGCCTCGCAAACCCGAAGTCAGTGTGTTCGACAGCCTACCGGGGATCCGCGGCGCCGATGACATGCTTCGAAAATCATCGTCCAACGGCGAAGAAGAAGAAGCTTAA
- a CDS encoding glycosyltransferase family 4 protein, which produces MRVAHVITRMIIGGAQENTLLNCLDLMHDFGDDVLLITGKEVGPEGDLLSQGRAGELPICKLDHLRRSIHPVHDIKGRAELRDAIRKFKPDVVHTHSAKGGILGRAVAWSEHVPAIIHSVHGAPFHQYQPTLTRTLYRTCERWAAKRCHHMVCVADAMTDLMVDAKVAPREMFTTIYSGMNVEPFLHASEHRDRVRKRFGLSDDAIVIGKIARLFHLKGHDDLISAAAQVVKQVPQVRFLLVGDGVLREPLNRRIESLGLSEHFVFSGLVPPDEVPSLIGAMDALVHTSYREGLARALPQALIAGRPVISYDVDGAREVAISGETGFLIPPGDIDQLAQSITKLSTDRDMRLQMGRAGQRRFTDQFRHQTMTRRIRELYERVLKGTPA; this is translated from the coding sequence GTGCGTGTTGCTCATGTCATTACTCGAATGATTATTGGTGGTGCTCAAGAGAACACGCTCCTGAATTGCCTGGACCTGATGCACGATTTTGGTGACGACGTGCTGTTGATCACCGGAAAAGAAGTTGGTCCCGAGGGAGACTTGTTGAGCCAGGGTAGGGCAGGGGAGTTGCCAATTTGCAAGCTTGACCACCTGCGTCGTTCGATCCATCCGGTCCACGATATCAAGGGACGTGCCGAGCTTCGCGACGCGATCCGAAAATTCAAACCCGACGTTGTCCATACGCATAGCGCTAAGGGAGGAATTTTGGGGCGAGCGGTCGCGTGGAGCGAGCATGTTCCCGCGATTATCCACAGCGTGCATGGTGCTCCGTTTCATCAATATCAGCCGACGCTGACTCGGACGCTGTACCGAACGTGCGAACGATGGGCGGCCAAGCGATGCCACCACATGGTATGTGTCGCCGACGCCATGACCGATTTGATGGTCGATGCCAAGGTCGCTCCGCGTGAAATGTTTACCACGATCTACAGCGGGATGAATGTCGAGCCGTTTCTGCATGCGAGCGAACATCGCGACCGCGTCCGCAAGCGATTCGGTTTGTCCGACGATGCAATCGTAATCGGAAAGATTGCCCGATTGTTTCATTTGAAAGGCCACGACGATCTGATCTCCGCGGCGGCCCAAGTCGTCAAGCAGGTTCCCCAGGTCCGATTTTTATTGGTCGGTGATGGCGTTTTGCGAGAGCCCCTGAATCGCCGCATCGAATCGCTTGGGCTGAGCGAGCACTTTGTTTTTTCAGGACTCGTTCCCCCCGACGAGGTACCGTCGCTGATCGGGGCGATGGATGCCTTGGTTCACACCTCGTATCGCGAAGGACTTGCTCGAGCGTTGCCGCAGGCGTTGATCGCCGGGCGTCCGGTCATCAGCTACGACGTCGACGGGGCTCGCGAAGTGGCGATATCGGGGGAGACCGGATTCCTGATCCCCCCAGGCGACATCGATCAACTCGCTCAATCGATCACGAAATTGAGCACCGATCGAGACATGCGACTGCAGATGGGGAGGGCAGGGCAGAGGCGATTTACGGACCAGTTCCGACACCAAACGATGACGCGTCGGATCCGCGAGCTTTACGAGCGGGTGCTCAAGGGCACCCCCGCGTGA
- a CDS encoding RNA polymerase sigma factor, with product MDKFDQPELVLRIKKHDAEALASYIDLHRGQLAGFLKSITGEHLLAVVELDDLIQEVSTAALSSLDSAPFDQYEPMQWLQQIARRRVVDAHRFHFGAKRRDAGRQRSIHAANPAGTAAFGLEQMLVASMTSPSAALSRDIRMVRMQEAIEELSDEQKQSIRMRYVEGLPTKEIAAKLGKTDVAIRVLLSRSMRLLETQLQDVKPST from the coding sequence ATGGATAAATTCGATCAACCCGAACTCGTGTTACGGATCAAAAAGCACGATGCCGAGGCGCTGGCGAGTTACATCGACCTCCACCGCGGCCAATTGGCTGGCTTTCTAAAATCGATCACCGGAGAACATTTGTTGGCCGTAGTCGAACTGGATGATTTAATTCAAGAAGTTTCCACTGCGGCGTTATCGAGCCTCGATTCGGCACCATTCGACCAGTACGAGCCGATGCAATGGCTGCAACAAATCGCTCGCCGACGAGTCGTCGACGCGCATCGCTTTCACTTTGGTGCGAAACGTCGTGACGCAGGCCGCCAACGGTCGATTCATGCGGCAAACCCAGCCGGCACGGCGGCTTTCGGGTTGGAACAAATGTTGGTCGCCAGCATGACATCGCCCAGCGCCGCACTGAGCCGCGACATTCGCATGGTTCGCATGCAGGAGGCGATCGAGGAACTTTCGGACGAGCAAAAACAGTCGATCCGGATGCGTTACGTCGAAGGATTACCAACCAAAGAAATTGCGGCCAAGCTTGGCAAAACCGACGTTGCTATCCGCGTGCTGCTGTCGCGTAGCATGCGACTGCTTGAAACGCAGTTACAGGACGTCAAACCAAGCACATGA